The following proteins come from a genomic window of Schistocerca serialis cubense isolate TAMUIC-IGC-003099 unplaced genomic scaffold, iqSchSeri2.2 HiC_scaffold_1370, whole genome shotgun sequence:
- the LOC126441763 gene encoding molybdenum cofactor biosynthesis protein 1-like, with protein MVDVGSKLVAERTAIARAKVFVGPKLMKLVRENGLKKGDVLSVACLAGIVGSKQTSSLIPLCHNITLSSVAVDIELDSALNCVIITGTAKCRGQTGVEMEALTAVSVSALTVYDMCKAVSHDIVISEIRLLAKSGGTRGDFHRT; from the coding sequence ATGGTCGACGTGGGTTCGAAGCTGGTGGCAGAACGGACTGCTATAGCAcgagcaaaggtttttgtgggacccaaactgatgaaactcgtacgagaaaatggcctgaagaaaggtgacgtacttagcgttgcttgcctggcgggaattgtggggtccaagcagacgtccagccttatccctctgtgtcataacataactttatcctctgtggctgtggacattgaactggactctgctctcaactgtgtgattataactggcacggcaaagtgtagagggcagacgggcgtggagatggaagctctcactgctgtatcggtgtctgccttaacagtgtacgatatgtgcaaagctgtgagtcatgacattgtgatatctgaaataaggcttctggccaaaagtgggggaactagaggagacttccaccggacatga